The genomic interval TGACACCACACCCGAGGGGACCGAGGAGCTCGAGCGGCAACGCCTTGTCGACGACCACCGCGTTGCGAGGTGAAGCCAAAGCGAATGTCGCGAACGAGGACTGGCCGAACCAGCCCGCGGTGACGACGTTGCCGTCGCCATCGAGCACTGAAGACTGGTTGCCGACGAAATTCTTCTCGACGAAGCTCGCGCACAGGGCGGGGCGAGCATCGAGGCAGCGCGAGCAGAGACCGCAGCTGTCGAATGCGAGAACGACGTGATCACCCACCGCCACACCTTCGACAGCTGAACCGACCGCCTCGACCACACCAGAACCCTCGTGTCCGGCAATCAAGGGAAGCGCGCCCATTCCGTGACGGGCGAAGAGATCCGTATGGCACATCCCGACACCGGCCAGGCGGACCAGGATCTCCCCCTGGTCCGGCTCGCGCAGCGTCACGTCCTCGATGACGAACGGGTCGTGTGCCGACCTCAGGATCGCAGCTTCGATCTTCATGTTGGCCTTTCCGGGGAGGTCATCGGCCGACCACTCGCCACAGCGAGCGACATGCCATCTCAGACGAGGACGCCGAGCTCGTCGAGCTCGGCCATTCGGTCGATCGAATAGCCCAGCAGGCCCTGGAGGACCTGTCGGCGGTGCTGGTGGAACATCGGAGCCGGCGCCCGCACGACACCGGGGGTGCGAGACAGGCGGTAGCGGGGCCCCTCGACCGCGACCTCGCCGAACCGTTCATGTGGCACGCGCACCAGATGACCTCTGTGCATGATCTGGGGGTCCTCACACCAGTCCGCACTGATCACCGCCACGTGGGCTGGCACCCCGGCAGCCTGCAGGCGGCGCTCGACGTCCGGGGCCTCGAGTTGCGACGTCCAGCTCGAAATGACCTCGTCTAGCTCTTCGCTCACAACTCGTCGCCGCTCGGCACCCTCGAACCGCGACTGAGCAGCCAGTTCGGGTCGATCCATACATGCAGCGAGAGCCGCGAAGTCGGCGTCGTCGCGCACCGCGATCGCCACCCACCCGCTTCCGTCGCCACCCGGGCGACAGGGGTACACGCCGTGTGGGGCGAAGACGCGGTCGGCATTTCCGCACCGTTCGACAATGGTCCCCGACTCGAACCAGTCGGCGAGCTCCGGGGACAGCATCCACACGCCCGCCTCGACCTGACTCACATCGAGCAGACAGCCCTGGCCCGTGCGACGCCGATCGTCGAGGGCAGCGAGGAGTGCAACCAGCGAGAACCTGGGCCCGACATAGTCCGTATAGGGACCGTAGGGACCTATCGGGACACGATCCTCCCAGCCGACGAGGTGCTGGAACCCCGAGAGAGCCGCACCGACATTCCCGTAGCCCGCCAGGCCGGACCACGGTCCGCTCTGGCCGCACAACGTCGTGGTCAACACGACGAGGCCCGGGTTGACGCGCTGGAGGTCCTCATAGCCGAGACCCCAGCGTTGCATCGTCCCCGGAGAGAACGAGTCGACCATGACATCGGCCCACTCGGCGAGGTCCCGAACCACGGCACGCCCCTCGTCTCTCGACAGGTCGAGACACAGGCCGAGCTTGCCTGCGTTGCAGGTCTGATACAGCGCCGACCCCTCGGGGTCGGGCTCTGCGTCGTGGAACGGCGGCATCACGCGCGCCGTCTCGATACGCCGCGACGACTCGACCCGGACGACGGTTGCCCCGAAGTCCGCGAGCGTCCGGCCGATCACCGGGCCGGCGACGACCCACGAGAGATCGAGGACCTTCAGTCCCTCCAGAGGTGGCCCATCGGGCCCGGACGCAACCGGCCGCCGCGCTGAGGCCGAAGCCGTCCACTCGCGTCTCACCTCATCGGTGTGTTCCCCGACCAGAGGCGCAGGCCGTCGGTACTCGAACGCCGGCCTGTCCACCGCGACGAACGGCCCCGGAAGGGTCCGTTGCCGGTCGCCCTCGCCGAGGGCGACGAAGTAGTTCCGATCAGCGAGTTGGGGACTGGATCCGATGTCGGCGAGGTCGAAGACGCCCACTGACAACAGCTTGTGCTCGACGGCCGCCTCGGTGACCTCCAGCTTCGTCCGGTCCGCGAGGAACTCCGTCACCAGCGCCCTGAACTCCCCGACGTCCTCCTCGACGATCTGGCCGGCCTCCATATCCTCGGGCAGTCGTGTCCAGTCCCACTCCCCGAACCTGCCCAGTTCGACAGCTTCGTGCCGCATCCACGAGAGCAGGTTGTTCGTGAACCGACCCGCCGCAGGACCCATCGCGAGGTTCAGTTCGACGAGGCCGTCGCTCACGCGCCACTTCGTCAGCCCCGGTGCGGAAGCACTACCGCTCCCGCTGAGATCCGAACCGCG from Acidimicrobiales bacterium carries:
- a CDS encoding CoA transferase, with protein sequence MGFLDGYRVLDLSDATGLLAGRILADLGADVVQAEPVGGSSARSSPPQGGGRSFLWDAFAANKRGVAYDPSAVSGRQLLGELVAAADVVIESAGPRAGATLGVDRDSAMLSHPALVWCSISAFGLDGPKADYEHTDLTVWAAGGPLGAHRDGSRPPLRTSIPQAYLHAGADAAAGVLLALASRARSGRGQHVDVSAQVSLSIATLGRILAAAWEGDATGATNRGSDLSGSGSASAPGLTKWRVSDGLVELNLAMGPAAGRFTNNLLSWMRHEAVELGRFGEWDWTRLPEDMEAGQIVEEDVGEFRALVTEFLADRTKLEVTEAAVEHKLLSVGVFDLADIGSSPQLADRNYFVALGEGDRQRTLPGPFVAVDRPAFEYRRPAPLVGEHTDEVRREWTASASARRPVASGPDGPPLEGLKVLDLSWVVAGPVIGRTLADFGATVVRVESSRRIETARVMPPFHDAEPDPEGSALYQTCNAGKLGLCLDLSRDEGRAVVRDLAEWADVMVDSFSPGTMQRWGLGYEDLQRVNPGLVVLTTTLCGQSGPWSGLAGYGNVGAALSGFQHLVGWEDRVPIGPYGPYTDYVGPRFSLVALLAALDDRRRTGQGCLLDVSQVEAGVWMLSPELADWFESGTIVERCGNADRVFAPHGVYPCRPGGDGSGWVAIAVRDDADFAALAACMDRPELAAQSRFEGAERRRVVSEELDEVISSWTSQLEAPDVERRLQAAGVPAHVAVISADWCEDPQIMHRGHLVRVPHERFGEVAVEGPRYRLSRTPGVVRAPAPMFHQHRRQVLQGLLGYSIDRMAELDELGVLV